The Leucobacter sp. UCMA 4100 genome window below encodes:
- a CDS encoding OsmC family protein: MTTSTLTTETTILPVTSEERSERLGGVLSWSKGLAEKPGNAGLAVSVSGESAGAVATSLRARQHSLTVDEPPTLGGDDLAANPVEYALTALIACQVVTYRLWAEKLGISVEHLEVTAEGNLDTRGFFGVDDAVRPGFQGIDVTVKVTGPESAERYAELQAAVEAHCPVQDLFANPTPVRAHLVTA, from the coding sequence ATGACCACGAGCACCCTCACCACTGAAACGACCATTCTGCCGGTCACGAGCGAAGAGCGATCGGAGCGCCTCGGCGGCGTGCTGAGTTGGTCGAAGGGGCTGGCCGAAAAGCCCGGCAACGCCGGTCTCGCGGTGAGCGTTTCAGGCGAGAGCGCTGGTGCGGTGGCGACTTCGTTGCGTGCGAGGCAGCACTCATTGACCGTCGACGAGCCGCCAACACTCGGTGGTGATGATCTGGCCGCGAACCCGGTTGAGTACGCGCTCACGGCGCTCATCGCGTGCCAGGTCGTCACCTACCGCTTGTGGGCTGAGAAGCTCGGCATCTCGGTTGAGCACCTCGAGGTGACTGCCGAGGGCAACCTTGACACGAGGGGATTCTTCGGGGTCGACGATGCCGTGCGCCCCGGTTTTCAGGGCATTGATGTCACGGTAAAGGTCACGGGACCAGAGAGCGCTGAGCGTTACGCCGAGCTGCAAGCCGCTGTCGAAGCGCACTGCCCAGTGCAAGACCTCTTCGCGAACCCGACGCCAGTGCGAGCTCACCTCGTGACGGCGTAA
- a CDS encoding thiamine-binding protein, whose amino-acid sequence MIAAFSVAPSGTGRSDGSVHDAVAAAVKVVRESGLPNKTSSMFTEIEGEWDEVFDVIKRATEAVAPFGSRISLVIKADIRPGYEGELEGKLVRLENAVHDLEN is encoded by the coding sequence ATGATCGCCGCCTTTTCAGTAGCCCCTTCAGGAACCGGACGCAGTGATGGCTCGGTACACGACGCGGTGGCAGCCGCGGTCAAGGTGGTTCGCGAATCAGGGCTCCCGAACAAGACCTCATCGATGTTCACCGAGATCGAGGGTGAATGGGACGAGGTCTTCGATGTCATCAAGCGCGCAACCGAGGCCGTTGCCCCGTTTGGCTCACGAATCTCGCTCGTCATCAAAGCCGACATTCGCCCGGGGTACGAGGGCGAACTCGAGGGCAAACTCGTGCGCCTTGAAAACGCCGTGCACGACCTCGAGAACTAA
- a CDS encoding NYN domain-containing protein, whose protein sequence is MADTEQGRVAVYLDFDNIIISWYDRVHGRNAFSRDRQSIAQNPNDPEIAERLSAARVDVGALIDYASSFGTLVLTRAYADWSSPMNAEYRNQLVARAVDLVQLFPAAAYAKNGADIRLAVDAVEDMFRLDDLSHMVIVAGDSDYVPLAQRCKRLGRYVVGIGVAGSTAKSLAAAVDEFATYESLPGIELPQPVSRTGSNKGAKGGAEARAKSEAATETAADPSAGTQKKRSPNASESVAQKDPSPQQEGDTDFHDEDDDEQRDTAVTGLLIRALWLGLEKEDSGWLHSSAVKQQMRRMDPSFNEKALGFRSFSDFLKSRSQVVELEESGHERLVRFKEQA, encoded by the coding sequence ATGGCTGATACTGAGCAGGGACGCGTTGCGGTTTATCTCGACTTCGATAACATCATCATCTCTTGGTACGACCGAGTGCACGGGCGCAATGCCTTCAGCCGAGACCGGCAGAGCATTGCGCAAAACCCGAACGACCCCGAGATCGCTGAGCGCCTGAGCGCGGCAAGGGTCGATGTCGGCGCCCTCATCGACTACGCTTCGTCGTTTGGCACGCTCGTGCTCACCAGGGCCTACGCCGACTGGTCGTCACCCATGAACGCCGAGTACCGCAACCAGCTGGTCGCTCGCGCCGTCGACCTCGTGCAGCTCTTTCCAGCCGCCGCATACGCGAAGAATGGGGCCGACATTCGTCTCGCGGTTGACGCGGTTGAAGACATGTTTCGGCTCGATGACCTGAGCCACATGGTCATCGTCGCCGGCGACTCAGACTATGTACCGCTCGCGCAGCGCTGTAAACGCCTCGGCCGGTACGTCGTGGGCATCGGCGTCGCTGGCTCGACCGCGAAGTCGCTCGCGGCAGCCGTTGACGAGTTTGCGACCTACGAGTCGCTCCCCGGCATCGAACTCCCCCAGCCCGTGAGCCGCACCGGGAGCAACAAGGGGGCCAAGGGCGGGGCTGAGGCGCGCGCGAAGTCAGAGGCCGCGACCGAAACCGCAGCGGATCCCAGCGCTGGCACGCAGAAGAAGCGATCACCGAACGCGAGCGAGTCTGTGGCCCAGAAAGACCCTTCGCCACAGCAGGAAGGCGACACCGACTTCCACGACGAAGACGATGATGAGCAGCGCGATACCGCCGTCACGGGGTTGCTCATTCGGGCGCTCTGGCTCGGCCTTGAGAAGGAAGACTCGGGCTGGCTGCACAGCTCGGCGGTGAAGCAACAGATGCGGCGCATGGATCCATCATTCAATGAAAAGGCCCTCGGATTTCGTTCGTTCTCAGACTTCCTCAAGTCAAGATCTCAGGTCGTCGAGCTTGAAGAGAGCGGCCACGAACGGCTCGTTCGCTTCAAAGAACAGGCTTAG